One stretch of Arachis hypogaea cultivar Tifrunner chromosome 20, arahy.Tifrunner.gnm2.J5K5, whole genome shotgun sequence DNA includes these proteins:
- the LOC112784549 gene encoding uncharacterized protein isoform X1: MMMDPATTPLGQMLLEEITPVVMVLSTPSVEDSSLKNGLSFLHLLTPFCSFNNIDVPVRTASDQPYRLHKFKLRLFYASDVRRPDLKVAKERLKQVITEAGEKVFSELASDVPHIDHELASSEYRNTPSWFQFLNKELVRVASFSDHEAFDHPVACILAVSSNDEGPINRFVDLYNSNKLPSLLNGGAMDPNILKHYVLVHDNQDGPAESRASKIFTEMRSTFGTSDCSLLCINSSVDAPIKHQVNLWASHMSDASLSQGLGCFLNTDDINEIKNLMQNLSSKYIIPNMEQKIRELNQQVSATRKGFRNQIKNLWWRKGKEDGADSPNGPMYNYSSIESQIRVLGDYAFMLRDYELALSNYRLISTDYKIDKAWKRYAGVQEMMGLTYFMLDQSRKEAEYCMENAFSTYVKLGSLGQQNATRCGLWWIEMLKARDQYKEAATVYFRICGEDILHSAVMLEQASYCYMLCKPSMLRKYGFHLVLSGEQYKKCNQIKHAIRTYRNALSVLKGSTWSYINDHVHFHIGQWYASLGMYDVAVKHMMEILACSHQSKATQELFLSDFLQTVKKTGRTFEVTKLQLPVINISSIKVIFEDYRTFGSPSAANIREGLWNSLEEEMLPSFSAAKSNWLELQSKLIPKKNSQSNVCIAGEAVKVNIEFKNPLQIPIPISGVALICKHSGSTDEARSDENQSNMEKNNEIDHFREMSSDNTSFSVSEVDFSLGGGETTMVQLSVTPSVEGTLSILGVRWKLSGTIIGFHNFESSHPKKNIVKGRRKSNYSPNNMFKFMVIKSIPKLQGSVRHLPGKAYAGDLRQLVLELHNPSDFPVKNLKMKISHPRFLTIGNPEHIKSEFPACLTKKIDSVNNDAQANPGIMSDTVFMFPEDTSIQGEKPFLWPLWFRAAFPGDISLCMSIYYEIGDISSVIRYRTLRLHYNVQILPSLDVSFQISPSRMRMQEFLVRLDVVNKTSSESFQVYQLSSVGKHWEISLLQPPDTIFPLQSLMAGQAISCFFTLKNSRLLTSEANEPAMHVRSDLSLVPQSSDNLVFNINNAPLINFHHFERLQQEFPHEDQGDLNTVDFVLISRSLKSDHNSGLSDPPCVMSHHACHFSTASTGPISWLVDGPRTLQHDFSASFCEINLKMHLYNSSHATAIVRIDTLDSAGSGGVVQSPTSDIQAGWHDVTPTTPTSEPKVTSNAFETQLKKALSLDSVSPYIWSGSSSTNLHLEPMSSVETPLQICVFSPGTYDLSSYVLNWKLSSKGHGGGDETKQQSGKCQGYKYYITVLQSS; this comes from the exons atgatgatggatCCGGCCACCACGCCGCTGGGCCAGATGCTCCTCGAAGAGATCACTCCCGTCGTCATGGTCCTCTCCACTCCCTCCGTCGAAGACTCTTCCCTCAAGAACGGCCTCTCCTTCCTCCATCTCCTCACTCCTTTCTGCTCCTTCAACAACATCGACG TGCCTGTTAGGACCGCTAGTGACCAGCCTTATCGCCTTCACAAGTTCAAATTGCGTTTGTTCTACGCTTCTGATGTCAGAAGGCCCGATTTGAAG GTAGCTAAAGAGCGTTTGAAACAAGTTATTACGGAGGCAGGGGAGAAAGTGTTCTCTGAGTTGGCTTCTGATGTGCCACATATTGATCATGAACTTGCAA GTTCTGAGTACAGAAACACACCATCCTGGTTTCAGTTTCTTAATAAAGAGCTTGTACGCGTGGCCTCCTTTTCAGACCATGAAGCTTTTGACCATCCTGTGGCAT GTATTCTAGCTGTCTCTTCAAATGATGAAGGGCCTATTAACCGATTTGTTGACCTTTATAACTCCAACAAGCTTCCGTCTCTTCTCAATGGTGGTGCAATGGATCCAAATATTTTGAAGCATTACGTGCTAGTACATGATAATCAAGATGGCCCTGCAGAGAG CAGAGCAAGTAAAATTTTCACAGAAATGAGGAGTACTTTTGGTACAAGTGACTGTTCGTTGCTTTGCATTAATTCTTCAGTAGATGCTCCTATCAAACATCAAGTGAATCTTTGGGCTTCACAT ATGTCTGATGCATCACTTAGTCAAGGTCTTGGTTGCTTTCTTAACACCGATGATATCAATGAG ATCAAGAATCTAATGCAAAATTTATCATCGAAGTACATCATCCCGAACATGGAGCAAAAAATACGTGAACTCAATCAACAG gtttctgcaacaaggaaaggttttagaaatcaaataaaaaatttgtggtggagaaaagggaaagaagatgGTGCAGATTCTCCCAATGGTCCCAT GTATAATTATAGCTCCATTGAGTCACAGATTAGAGTTTTGGGTGATTACGCTTTCATGCTGCGTGATTATGAGCTTGCATTGTCAAATTACCGCCTAATTTCCACAGATTACAAGATTGATAAAGCCTGGAAACGGTATGCTGGCGTGCAG GAAATGATGGGACTTACCTACTTCATGCTGGATCAATCTAGAAAGGAAGCAGAGTATTGCATGGAAAATGCTTTTAGCACATATGTA AAACTTGGATCATTGGGTCAGCAAAATGCAACAAGATGTGGTCTGTGGTGGATAGAAATGTTGAAGGCACGAGATCAGTATAAAGAGGCAGCAACTGTTTATTTTCGCATTTGTGGTGAG GATATCCTACATTCTGCGGTGATGCTTGAACAAGCATCGTATTGCTACATGTTGTGTAAACCCTCCATGTTGCGTAAATATGGATTTCATCTGGTGCTTTCTGGTGAGCAGTATAAAAAGTGTAATCAG ataaaacatgcaattcgaaCATATAGAAATGCTCTTTCTGTTCTCAAAGGATCTACTTGGAGCTACATCAATGATCATGTTCATTTTCATATAGGACA GTGGTATGCTTCACTTGGGATGTATGATGTGGCTGTCAAGCATATGATGGAAATCTTGGCCTGCAGTCACCAGTCCAAGGCAACACAGGAATTATTCCTTAGTGACTTTCTTCAAACTGTGAAG AAAACAGGCCGGACATTTGAGGTAACAAAACTTCAATTGCCAGTAATCAACATTTCTTCAATCAAGGTCATCTTTGAAGATTACCGAACTTTTGGATCTCCTTCAGCT GCTAATATTAGAGAAGGCTTGTGGAATTCTTTGGAGGAAGAAATGCTACCTTCATTCTCCGCTGCTAAGTCTAATTGGTTGGAATTGCAATCAAAGCTAATCCCAAAAAAGAATAGTCAATCAAATGTTTGTATTGCAGGAG AGGCTGTGAAGGTGAATATTGAATTCAAAAACCCTCTGCAAATCCCGATTCCTATATCTGGTGTTGCACTCATTTGCAAGCATTCTGGTAGTACTGATGAAGCTAGATCAG ATGAAAACCAGTCAAACATGGAGAAAAATAATGAGATTGATCACTTCAGGGAAATGAGTTCAGATAACACCTCATTTTCGGTATCAGAGGTTGATTTCTCACTAGGAGGTGGTGAAACAACCATG GTTCAACTATCAGTTACTCCCAGTGTAGAAGGTACTCTTTCAATTCTTGGTGTTAGGTGGAAACTGTCTGGTACTATCATTGGCTTTCACAATTTTGAGTCAAGCCATCCCAAGAAGAATATTGTGAAAGGAAGAAGGAAATCAAATTACTCACCTAACAACATGTTTAAATTTATGGTGATTAAG AGCATTCCCAAGCTTCAGGGTTCTGTTCGCCATTTACCTGGAAAGGCATATGCTGGAGATTTACGGCAACTTGTATTAGAGTTGCATAACCCATCAGATTTTCCTGTTAAG AATCTGAAGATGAAGATAAGTCATCCTAGATTTTTAACGATTGGGAATCCAGAACATATAAAGTCAGAATTTCCTGCTTgcttaacaaagaaaatagattCAGTGAATAATGATGCACAAGCTAATCCTGGTATCATGTCAGACACTGTTTTTATGTTTCCAGAG GACACTTCAATACAAGGTGAAAAACCCTTCTTGTGGCCTCTCTGGTTTAGGGCTGCTTTTCCAGGAGACATTTCTCTTTGCATGAGCATATATTATGAGATCGGAGATATATCAAGTGTCATCAGATATCGCACTCTTCGTTTGCATTACAATGTGCAG ATATTACCATCGTTGGATGTCTCATTTCAAATCAGTCCTTCTCGGATGAGAATGCAAGAATTCCTTGTTCGATTGGATGTTGTTAACAAGACAAGCTCAGAAAGTTTCCAAGTTTACCAGTTGTCCTCTGTTGGGAAGCACTGGGAAATTTCTTTACTTCAACCTCCTGATACTATTTTTCCTTTGCAATCATTGATGGCTGGTCAAGCAATATCATGCTTTTTCACGCTAAAG AATTCAAGATTATTAACATCTGAGGCCAATGAACCTGCCATGCATGTCAGAAGTGATTTAAGTCTGGTTCCCCAAAGCAGTGACAATTTAGTTTTCAATATAAATAATGCACCTTTGATCAATTTCCACCATTTTGAAAGATTGCAGCAGGAATTTCCACACGAG GATCAGGGTGACTTAAATACTGTTGATTTTGTATTGATCTCCCGGTCACTGAAGAGTGACCACAATAGTGGGCTTTCTGATCCTCCTTGTGTTATGTCTCACCATGCGTGTCACTTCAG TACTGCTAGCACCGGCCCTATTTCATGGCTAGTGGATGGACCTCGAACGTTGCAACATGATTTCTCTGCGTCCTTTTGCGAAATAAACCTGAAGATGCATCTTTACAATTCGTCTCATGCTACTGCTATCGTGCGCATTGACACTTTAGATTCTGCAGGCAGTGGTGGTGTGGTTCAATCACCCACTTCGGATATCCAAGCAGGTTGGCATGATGTCACACCAACGACACCAACGAGTGAGCCCAAAGTCACATCAAATGCTTTTGAAACCCAACTCAAGAAGGCACTATCGTTGGACAGTGTCTCACCATATATTTGGTCTGGATCAAGCTCTACCAATCTACACCTTGAGCCTATGTCCTCTGTGGAAACCCCTCTTCAGATCTGTGTATTCTCTCCTGGTACGTATGATTTGTCcagttatgttttgaattggaaactTTCATCCAAAGGTCACGGAGGTGGTGATGAAACGAAACAGCAATCAGGCAAGTGCCAGgggtataaatattatattactgTGCTCCAATCCAGTTGA
- the LOC112784549 gene encoding uncharacterized protein isoform X6, giving the protein MMMDPATTPLGQMLLEEITPVVMVLSTPSVEDSSLKNGLSFLHLLTPFCSFNNIDVPVRTASDQPYRLHKFKLRLFYASDVRRPDLKVAKERLKQVITEAGEKVFSELASDVPHIDHELASSEYRNTPSWFQFLNKELVRVASFSDHEAFDHPVACILAVSSNDEGPINRFVDLYNSNKLPSLLNGGAMDPNILKHYVLVHDNQDGPAERASKIFTEMRSTFGTSDCSLLCINSSVDAPIKHQVNLWASHMSDASLSQGLGCFLNTDDINEIKNLMQNLSSKYIIPNMEQKIRELNQQVSATRKGFRNQIKNLWWRKGKEDGADSPNGPMYNYSSIESQIRVLGDYAFMLRDYELALSNYRLISTDYKIDKAWKRYAGVQEMMGLTYFMLDQSRKEAEYCMENAFSTYVKLGSLGQQNATRCGLWWIEMLKARDQYKEAATVYFRICGEDILHSAVMLEQASYCYMLCKPSMLRKYGFHLVLSGEQYKKCNQIKHAIRTYRNALSVLKGSTWSYINDHVHFHIGQWYASLGMYDVAVKHMMEILACSHQSKATQELFLSDFLQTVKKTGRTFEVTKLQLPVINISSIKVIFEDYRTFGSPSAANIREGLWNSLEEEMLPSFSAAKSNWLELQSKLIPKKNSQSNVCIAGDENQSNMEKNNEIDHFREMSSDNTSFSVSEVDFSLGGGETTMVQLSVTPSVEGTLSILGVRWKLSGTIIGFHNFESSHPKKNIVKGRRKSNYSPNNMFKFMVIKSIPKLQGSVRHLPGKAYAGDLRQLVLELHNPSDFPVKNLKMKISHPRFLTIGNPEHIKSEFPACLTKKIDSVNNDAQANPGIMSDTVFMFPEDTSIQGEKPFLWPLWFRAAFPGDISLCMSIYYEIGDISSVIRYRTLRLHYNVQILPSLDVSFQISPSRMRMQEFLVRLDVVNKTSSESFQVYQLSSVGKHWEISLLQPPDTIFPLQSLMAGQAISCFFTLKNSRLLTSEANEPAMHVRSDLSLVPQSSDNLVFNINNAPLINFHHFERLQQEFPHEDQGDLNTVDFVLISRSLKSDHNSGLSDPPCVMSHHACHFSTASTGPISWLVDGPRTLQHDFSASFCEINLKMHLYNSSHATAIVRIDTLDSAGSGGVVQSPTSDIQAGWHDVTPTTPTSEPKVTSNAFETQLKKALSLDSVSPYIWSGSSSTNLHLEPMSSVETPLQICVFSPGTYDLSSYVLNWKLSSKGHGGGDETKQQSGKCQGYKYYITVLQSS; this is encoded by the exons atgatgatggatCCGGCCACCACGCCGCTGGGCCAGATGCTCCTCGAAGAGATCACTCCCGTCGTCATGGTCCTCTCCACTCCCTCCGTCGAAGACTCTTCCCTCAAGAACGGCCTCTCCTTCCTCCATCTCCTCACTCCTTTCTGCTCCTTCAACAACATCGACG TGCCTGTTAGGACCGCTAGTGACCAGCCTTATCGCCTTCACAAGTTCAAATTGCGTTTGTTCTACGCTTCTGATGTCAGAAGGCCCGATTTGAAG GTAGCTAAAGAGCGTTTGAAACAAGTTATTACGGAGGCAGGGGAGAAAGTGTTCTCTGAGTTGGCTTCTGATGTGCCACATATTGATCATGAACTTGCAA GTTCTGAGTACAGAAACACACCATCCTGGTTTCAGTTTCTTAATAAAGAGCTTGTACGCGTGGCCTCCTTTTCAGACCATGAAGCTTTTGACCATCCTGTGGCAT GTATTCTAGCTGTCTCTTCAAATGATGAAGGGCCTATTAACCGATTTGTTGACCTTTATAACTCCAACAAGCTTCCGTCTCTTCTCAATGGTGGTGCAATGGATCCAAATATTTTGAAGCATTACGTGCTAGTACATGATAATCAAGATGGCCCTGCAGAGAG AGCAAGTAAAATTTTCACAGAAATGAGGAGTACTTTTGGTACAAGTGACTGTTCGTTGCTTTGCATTAATTCTTCAGTAGATGCTCCTATCAAACATCAAGTGAATCTTTGGGCTTCACAT ATGTCTGATGCATCACTTAGTCAAGGTCTTGGTTGCTTTCTTAACACCGATGATATCAATGAG ATCAAGAATCTAATGCAAAATTTATCATCGAAGTACATCATCCCGAACATGGAGCAAAAAATACGTGAACTCAATCAACAG gtttctgcaacaaggaaaggttttagaaatcaaataaaaaatttgtggtggagaaaagggaaagaagatgGTGCAGATTCTCCCAATGGTCCCAT GTATAATTATAGCTCCATTGAGTCACAGATTAGAGTTTTGGGTGATTACGCTTTCATGCTGCGTGATTATGAGCTTGCATTGTCAAATTACCGCCTAATTTCCACAGATTACAAGATTGATAAAGCCTGGAAACGGTATGCTGGCGTGCAG GAAATGATGGGACTTACCTACTTCATGCTGGATCAATCTAGAAAGGAAGCAGAGTATTGCATGGAAAATGCTTTTAGCACATATGTA AAACTTGGATCATTGGGTCAGCAAAATGCAACAAGATGTGGTCTGTGGTGGATAGAAATGTTGAAGGCACGAGATCAGTATAAAGAGGCAGCAACTGTTTATTTTCGCATTTGTGGTGAG GATATCCTACATTCTGCGGTGATGCTTGAACAAGCATCGTATTGCTACATGTTGTGTAAACCCTCCATGTTGCGTAAATATGGATTTCATCTGGTGCTTTCTGGTGAGCAGTATAAAAAGTGTAATCAG ataaaacatgcaattcgaaCATATAGAAATGCTCTTTCTGTTCTCAAAGGATCTACTTGGAGCTACATCAATGATCATGTTCATTTTCATATAGGACA GTGGTATGCTTCACTTGGGATGTATGATGTGGCTGTCAAGCATATGATGGAAATCTTGGCCTGCAGTCACCAGTCCAAGGCAACACAGGAATTATTCCTTAGTGACTTTCTTCAAACTGTGAAG AAAACAGGCCGGACATTTGAGGTAACAAAACTTCAATTGCCAGTAATCAACATTTCTTCAATCAAGGTCATCTTTGAAGATTACCGAACTTTTGGATCTCCTTCAGCT GCTAATATTAGAGAAGGCTTGTGGAATTCTTTGGAGGAAGAAATGCTACCTTCATTCTCCGCTGCTAAGTCTAATTGGTTGGAATTGCAATCAAAGCTAATCCCAAAAAAGAATAGTCAATCAAATGTTTGTATTGCAGGAG ATGAAAACCAGTCAAACATGGAGAAAAATAATGAGATTGATCACTTCAGGGAAATGAGTTCAGATAACACCTCATTTTCGGTATCAGAGGTTGATTTCTCACTAGGAGGTGGTGAAACAACCATG GTTCAACTATCAGTTACTCCCAGTGTAGAAGGTACTCTTTCAATTCTTGGTGTTAGGTGGAAACTGTCTGGTACTATCATTGGCTTTCACAATTTTGAGTCAAGCCATCCCAAGAAGAATATTGTGAAAGGAAGAAGGAAATCAAATTACTCACCTAACAACATGTTTAAATTTATGGTGATTAAG AGCATTCCCAAGCTTCAGGGTTCTGTTCGCCATTTACCTGGAAAGGCATATGCTGGAGATTTACGGCAACTTGTATTAGAGTTGCATAACCCATCAGATTTTCCTGTTAAG AATCTGAAGATGAAGATAAGTCATCCTAGATTTTTAACGATTGGGAATCCAGAACATATAAAGTCAGAATTTCCTGCTTgcttaacaaagaaaatagattCAGTGAATAATGATGCACAAGCTAATCCTGGTATCATGTCAGACACTGTTTTTATGTTTCCAGAG GACACTTCAATACAAGGTGAAAAACCCTTCTTGTGGCCTCTCTGGTTTAGGGCTGCTTTTCCAGGAGACATTTCTCTTTGCATGAGCATATATTATGAGATCGGAGATATATCAAGTGTCATCAGATATCGCACTCTTCGTTTGCATTACAATGTGCAG ATATTACCATCGTTGGATGTCTCATTTCAAATCAGTCCTTCTCGGATGAGAATGCAAGAATTCCTTGTTCGATTGGATGTTGTTAACAAGACAAGCTCAGAAAGTTTCCAAGTTTACCAGTTGTCCTCTGTTGGGAAGCACTGGGAAATTTCTTTACTTCAACCTCCTGATACTATTTTTCCTTTGCAATCATTGATGGCTGGTCAAGCAATATCATGCTTTTTCACGCTAAAG AATTCAAGATTATTAACATCTGAGGCCAATGAACCTGCCATGCATGTCAGAAGTGATTTAAGTCTGGTTCCCCAAAGCAGTGACAATTTAGTTTTCAATATAAATAATGCACCTTTGATCAATTTCCACCATTTTGAAAGATTGCAGCAGGAATTTCCACACGAG GATCAGGGTGACTTAAATACTGTTGATTTTGTATTGATCTCCCGGTCACTGAAGAGTGACCACAATAGTGGGCTTTCTGATCCTCCTTGTGTTATGTCTCACCATGCGTGTCACTTCAG TACTGCTAGCACCGGCCCTATTTCATGGCTAGTGGATGGACCTCGAACGTTGCAACATGATTTCTCTGCGTCCTTTTGCGAAATAAACCTGAAGATGCATCTTTACAATTCGTCTCATGCTACTGCTATCGTGCGCATTGACACTTTAGATTCTGCAGGCAGTGGTGGTGTGGTTCAATCACCCACTTCGGATATCCAAGCAGGTTGGCATGATGTCACACCAACGACACCAACGAGTGAGCCCAAAGTCACATCAAATGCTTTTGAAACCCAACTCAAGAAGGCACTATCGTTGGACAGTGTCTCACCATATATTTGGTCTGGATCAAGCTCTACCAATCTACACCTTGAGCCTATGTCCTCTGTGGAAACCCCTCTTCAGATCTGTGTATTCTCTCCTGGTACGTATGATTTGTCcagttatgttttgaattggaaactTTCATCCAAAGGTCACGGAGGTGGTGATGAAACGAAACAGCAATCAGGCAAGTGCCAGgggtataaatattatattactgTGCTCCAATCCAGTTGA